GGCTTTTGCTACCGCACCGGCTTTGGTTATAGTTGGTTACTACATGTTAAGTGCAATAAGGGGAGTTGACTTCGATGACGCGAGCGAAGCTATTCCTGCATTTCTAGTGCTCATAACAATTCCCTACACATATTCAATAGCAGACGGAATAGGAATGGGCTTTATAAGCTACACCATAATAAAGTTGTTCAGCGGAAGAGGAAAAGAGATACACCCACTGATGTACGTATTGGCATTAATCTTCATAGGCTACTTTGCCTACTTGGGAGGACTCTTTTGAGTCTTCGCCTCTTCTTTTTCCATGTGTTCTTTAAGAAACTGTTTGAGGACGTAGGGACAGTGTTCCTGGATATACTGGGCAAATTCCTTCATTCTCTCAGCCGTAATCTCATGAACGTAATGTTCAAACTGGCACGCATCTTCTTCCGCTATTTCCGGAGGAATTCCAAGTATCTCGGTGAAAAATCTCATCAAGAGGACGTGTTTTTGGTAAGTTTCTTTAGCTATTTCAAGCCCCTTCTCAGTTAAAAGAATCCTATCGTACTTTTCGTAGTCTATCAAGCCTTTTTCATTTAGCTTTTTTAACGCATCCACCACACTTGGCGGTCTAACACCCAGTTTTTTTGAAATATCTTTTACTCTGATTACCCCTTTGTTCTTTTGAAGTATGTACATAGTTTCGAGGTACTCCTCCTCTCTCTTTGTTATTTCCACAAACCTCACCTGAATTAGTTTAACCTAAATAATTTAAGTGCTTTTTGGTTACACCAAAAATGATAAAGAGGGATCATTTAGCAAGTTCCATTCCCCTTTCAAAAGCCTTAATGTTAATTTCCCAAAGCTTTGGCTTTAATGTTTCTTGAATTCCACTCAAGAGGCTCTCCTTATTCAATGGGATCAAACCTTTACTATAGGCAAATCCAAGCATAAGCACTCCCAGAGTACGGGGATTTATCTTGTCTGCCTCTTTCTGAAAGTTCCTCATATCAACGGTGCATATTCTTGAAAGGGCACCACGTATTTCCTCAAGACTTGGGTACCTCTCTTTTCCGACCAAAGTCGTGGCTGTGTGAATCGGATAAGCGTTTACTATAGCATGGCTTTTGTCGCTTAGGAATCTTGCGTTCCTTAGAGCTTCAGCCGGCTCAAGAGCTAGCATCAAATCTGCTTCTCCCTCCTCGATAAGAGGAGAATAAACTTCCTCTCCAAATCGGAGATAACTAAGCACACTACCGTAGCGCTGACTCATTCCAAGGGTTTCTCCTATTCTAACATTGTATCCCTCTTTCATTGCGGCATTTCCGATGATCCTTGAGAGTGTAAGTCCGCCCTGTCCTCCAACTCCCGCTATTATCAGATTGAACTCCACAGTTCACCACCAAGAAAATTAAGGTGGAAAGGTTAAAAATCTGGCGGAAGGTTTATTTGGCAACTCGTCTAATTTCCTAACATGAGCTTTAAAGAGTATTACCGTGCATTTAAGGCTTACACTGATATAAACTCGAAGGAATATCAACGGAGAATAGAAGAGCTCGAACCCTATCTGCTTAGAGTTATGAAGAAAAAAGGAAAAGTTTTGGACCTAGCATGCGGTGTCGGAGGGTTCTCCTTTCTTCTTGAAGACCATGGATTTGAAGTTGTTGGCGTTGATATCGATGAAGAAATGATCAAAAAAGCCATAGAATACGCAAAGGAAAAAAATTCCAAGGTGAAATTTATTGTTGGGGACGCAAGAAAGTTGCCCTTTGAAGATGAAACGTTTGATTACGTTCTCTTTCTCGGAAATACAACTGTCCACTTCTCACCTAAAGAACTTAATGAAGTCTTTAAAGAGGTTAAAAGAGTTCTCAAAAAAGATGGGCTGTTTCTGATAAATTTTGTAGACATGAGGGGACTCCTTTCAAGAGTCCAAATGGGAACCATAGTTGGAGAGGAGTACTGGATAAGCAGGGTAATGATTGACGAAGGAGAAAAAACTGCTGTGATAGAGTACAAGAGCGAGAAAGATTCTTTTAGGGTTAGATTTGCAATATGGGGAAAAACTGCCGTAGAGTTGCTCGCAAAACTCTATTTCACTCCCCTAGAAAGCGTTAAACTTGACGATATATCCTACCTAAATGTATATAAAAAATAAAAATAGAAATCAGCCTTCGAGCCTAAGCCTTTTTATCACGAATTCCTTATCGAGCGATGCCAAGAAGGGAGCAAGTCTTGGTCCTCTATCTTTTCCTATGAAGAGGTTGTAGAGAACCTTGAAGTACTTCTTGCTTGGGATGTTTCTCTTCTTGGCGGCGTTGAATATAACTGAATTAAACTCATCGACTGTAAATTTTTCTCTTCCCTCAAGCCACTCCGCAACTTCCATAAGGGCTTCTCTTATTTCTTCCCTTATCTCAATTTGTGGAATTTTTTCCTGAATCTCAAATTTAACTTCGTCAGGAGCATATTTTTCAACCCAGTTCTTGGCAAGCTGTATTCTGAGCCGAATTCTCTTCAGGTCTTCCTCGTCAAGCTGTGCCGGAACGTGACCCTGTTCTTTTAGTATTTCAATTATCCTCTCTTCAGTTAGGTGAGGCATTTGGACAAGGACGACGAGGAATCTAAAGGGAGCCTGAGCAATCAAACGGCTCGGGAGAGAGGGCATTGAAAGTTCATACGTTCTCTTAAGCTCTTCAGCTTCTTCAAGGTTTTTAGCTTCCTCCAATCCAAAGTACAGTCTCTCAACCCTATCAAATTCATCGTAAAGATTAAGCAAGCCCAAGCCTAAGTCGATCTTGATTTCCTTGTTTGGCCTGTGTCTTGCGTAGATGAACCTTATGACACCGGGCTCAAGAACTTCATAAAGATCGCTTAGTAGGATAACGTTGCCCTTGCTTCCGCTCATCTTGCCTTTTTGGCCCTTTATGCCAACGAACTCATACATAAGCGTCATTGGAACTCTCCAGCCAAAAATATTCTCAACTATTTCCTTTCCGGTGTCGTAGGAACCTCCAGCAGCTAAGTGATCCTTTCCTGCCGGTTCAAAATCTACTTTGAAATGAGCCCACCTCATTGGCCAATCAACACGCCAGCGGAGCTTGACGTTGCCCTCTCTTATGTCGGTTTCACCTTCGGCACCGCAGTGCGGACACCTATAAGAAACCTTCCACTCACCATCCCATTTAACAAACTCAGCTTCCTTCCTACATTTTGGACAGTAAATCTGTACTGGTTGCCAATTATCGGGCAAATGAGGCTGTTTTGCCATATCTCTAAACTTGTTCAAGATTTCCATTATTTTCTCTCTCTTTTCGAGAGCTAACCTGATTTCGTTTGCGTATTCTCCGCTCTTGTAGAGCCTGCTTGCCCTTAGAAAATCAACCTCAATCCCAAGCTTTTCAACTTCTTCTTCAAAGATACTCATAAAATGATCCGCGTAGCTGTCGTGACATCCCCACGGGTCTGGAACTTCACTAACGGGCATCGTTAAGTATTCACCCCACTCCTTGGGGACGTTTTTCGGTACCTTTCTAAAGCGGTCGTAATCGTCCCACATGTGAATGTGTCTAACTTTTTTTCCTTTATCCCTCAGTGCATGCCCCACAATATAGGCTGTAAAAAGCTCTCTAAAGTTCCCTATATGAACGTAACCACTCGGCGTTATTCCACTTTCCACTACATACTCTTCTTTGTCTCCTCTCTCTTTGATGATCTTTTCTGCCATATAGTCAGCCCAATGAACCATTCCCCTCACCTGCAGGTAATTATGAGAGACACTTTTTAAGCTTTGGCTAGCTAAGATATCAAAAGTCTTCAACATTCAGAAACCACTAAGAAACTGGACAAAAGATATATTAGTTTCCCCAACATTTAATTGCTTGGTTGGTGAAATCAATGTTCCCTGCATGGCTACTTTATGCTGGCATTGCGGCTACTATCATTATCCTCGCGATAGGATTTACAAAAAAGCTCGGAGAAGAATACGCTTGGGTTAACAGAAAGATAATCCACTTTAGCATTACGCCTGCGATAGTGTTTTATTACACTGGAAAAATTCCAAGAGAAGTCTTCGCTCTTGCAGCTTTTGCTTTTGCATTGGCCCAGTTAATTCTCCATCTAAAGAGAGAAGAACTCTCCTGGTACCAAATAAATAGGAATTATGGCGAGGTGTTTTTTGCCTTTTCTGCTTCTTTTGTAGTTGCTTTTCTCCCAAGAGAATACGCAACAGCGGTGTTGCTGATTATGGCAATAAGTGATGGCGTTACAGGCATTCTGAGGTTCTATTACTTCAGAAAAAATGGATACAACGTAAAACTCAAAAAACATTGGAGCGGCAGCTTGGGATATTTTGTAACAGCGTTTTTAATAGCATTTGCAGTTCTTCCGGAAAACTCATTCACAATAAAACTAATATGGAGCGGGATACTAACATTGGCAGAGTATCAAAGGTTTCTAGATGACAATCTAGCCGTTCCTCTCGTGGCTACTTTTCTCTATCCCCTAGTTTAACTATTCAGCCCACCTCACCTTGAGACTGTCTTTTTTCACTTTGATAAACTCTTCAGCCAGGGCTTTTCCGCTCTTTTTCATAAACTCCGGGATATCGAGAATTCCAAGCTCTTTAAGCCCAATTGCGTTGACTCCTTTCGGAATTCCCTTTGCCTCAACGTTTATCCCGATGTGTATTTTTATGCTAACCGGCGAAACTGTGGCTATTGAGATACTGAGCTTTCTGCCGTCGATGTAGATGTCATCTCCTTTCCTGAAAGTTTTTATGCCATATCCCTCTAACAACTCGCAAAGCTTTGCTATAAAGAGTTTCTGGAGAGCAGAGGCTAAAAGAACGTTGGGGTACTCAAAAACCTCTATTATATAGTGAACCATATCATCGCTTTTAATTTCCTTTTTCTGCCGGAGGTCTTCGATATCAATCATTTCCTCAACTTTTACATCACATTTGCCTCTAAAAACCACTATAGAATTTCCCAAAACCCCGAAGTTTCTGTAGGCCCAGTGACTTCTTATTGCCGAACCATCATAATCTATCCTTCTGTCAGTTACAACCAAAAGCTCCATTTAGACCACCTCATAAGCTTTCTAGGAGCTCCTTAAGCTCCTCGAAGCTCTTTACATCAACCCACATGTGTATAAACCTGAGGTTTGGAATGCTCTTCTTTACATCCTCAAGGTGAATTGTCCTATCATCAACATAAATAACTTCTGATATTTTGTATCCTTCGCTCTCGAGTTGCTTCAACGTTCGAAGTATCATGTCTGCTTTGTTTGGGTGGTATTCTATTTTTGGAAAGACAAAATACTCCCAAATGCCAAATTCCTCCAGAATCGGCCTCACAAACTCTTCAATATTCCAACTCGCAATGCTTAAAAGAAACCTACTTCTTGCCCACTCTAAAAACTCCAAAACTCCATCGAACAGCCTCAGCTTATTCCCATATGCGTCGGTTACTTCATTTCCATCCCTTGTAAATGGAGGGACAAGTCTAGAAGCATCGTAATGATCCCACAGCGTACCATCCAAATCAAGTACCAGCAATTTCATTACAATCACCAGAAAAGACTCAAGAACACAATTTTTGAATTTATCGATATTTCAGAAAACAGAGAAGAATCATTTTGAGGACCGTGCATAGGTGGATTTGGCCTATCAAATGCCCAGCCTCCTTTCGGGGGTAAGAACCTCGGGCTATTGGGAGCGGCAGACTAAACGGGTCGGTTTCCCTTCCCGCTTACATCCCCGCTCCATCAAACCCGTCTTCTGCGGGTGCCCTCGTCCCTGGCAACGGGCCGGTCGCCCGACCCCCTGCGCCAGGGAGTGGCCGCCTATTTTCGGGGACCGCTTCGGCCTTAGATGCCTTCAGGCCTTATCGGACGCGGCGTAGCTGCCCGGCTATGCCCTGTAGGACAACCGGTAGACCAGAGGCCGCGGCACCCTGTTCCTCTCGTACTAAGGGCGCCTTCCCCTCAGGCGGCCAGCACCCCCGGTAGATAGCATCCGACCTGTCTCACGACGGTCTAAACCCAGCTCACGTTCCCCTTTAATGGGTGAACACCCCCACCCTTGGCCCCTGCTGCAGGGCCAGGATGGGAAGAGCCGACAGCGAGGTAGCAAGCCTCGGGGTCGATATGGGCTCTCGCCCGAGACGACTCTGTTATCCCCAGGGTAGCTTTTCTGTCATCCCAGGCCCCCACCGGGGAGGCACTGGGGTTCGCTAGGCCACGCTTTCGCGGCTGGACCCGCCTCTGTTACGGGTCCAGTCAGGCCGGCTTTTGCCCTTGCACTCTACGGCGGATTCCTGACCCGCCTGAGCCGACCTTAGGGCGCCCCCGATACCTTTTCGGAGGCGTGCCGCCCCAGCCAAACTGCCCACCTACCGCTGTCCCCGCTTTCGCGGGTTAGCCATACGGCAGAGGGTGGGCGGTGTCTCATGGGCGGCTCCACCCGGCCCGGAGACCGGGCTTCGACGCCTCCCGCCTACGCTGCGCACCCCCCGCCGTATGGCAACGGCAGGCTGCAGTAAAGCTCCATGGGGTCTTCGCTTCCCACCGGGGGTCCCTGGCATATGCGCCAGGCAGTGGTTTCGCCGGGCCCCAGCCGGGGACAGTGGGGACCTCGTTACGCCATTCATGCAGGTCGGCATTTAACCGACAAGGAATTTCGCTACCTTAAGAGGGTTATAGTTACCCCCGCCGTTTACCGGCGCTTCACCCGGTTGGACCCGGGCTTCACGTACCGGCACTGGGCAGGCGTCGGCCCCAGTACAAACCCTTTCGGGCTAGCTGGGACCTGTGTTTTTATTAAACAGTCGGGCCCCCCTAGTCACTGCGACCTGCGGTTTACACAACCGCAGGCACCCCTTCTCCCGAAGTTACGGGGCCAATTTGCCGAGTTCCCTCGGCTGGGTTTCCCCCGACACGCCTTAGGCTTCTCACCCAGGGGCACCAGTGTCGGTTCTCGGTACGGTCGCGGTGGATCGTTCCCGAGGGGCTTTTCACGGGCCCCAGGGATCGGCGGAACCCCCCTTACGGGAGGCCATTCGCGCTTTCACCCGGTTCTCGCCATTACGGCACTCCCCGGGCTTATACGCTTAGCCGGCCTTGTGGACCGGTCCGCCTACCCCGAGGCGTCACCCCTCGGGCTTGCGTTGCCGCACCTACCACCGCGGTACGGGAATATAAACCCGTTTCCCTTTCGCCAGCACCGAGTTACGGGCTGGCTTAGGACCGACTAACCCACGGCTGACGAACATTGCCGTGGAACCCTGGCCCCTACGGCGGCCGGGATTCTCACCCGGCTATGCTGCTACTCCCGGCAGGATCCGCAATCCCGACGGGTCCACCGGACCTTACGGCCCGGCTTCTACCCCACCGGGACGCCCGCCTACCCGATCACGGACCAATCGGTCCGTGCGCCGGGGTCTCGGCGGCCGGCTTGAACCCCGTCCATTTTCGGGGCCCCTGACCTCGACGGGTGAGCTGTTACGCACTCTTTAAAGGATGGCTGCTTCTAAGCCTACCTCCCCGCTGTCTAAGGCCAGGGACACCCTTTGGAGTAATACTTAGCCGGCACTTTGGGGCCTTAACCCCGGTCTGGGTTGTTCCCCTCTCGGTGGACGGCTTACACCGCCACCCTACTCCCCCCATCTACGGCGGTAGTGGGTTCGGAGTTTGACAGGGTGCCGGAGGCTTTCGCCCCCTGCACACCCAATCAGTGCTCTACCCCACTACCTGCCTCCGGGGAGGCTATCCTGCGGGATAATTCGGCGGGAACCAGCTATCTCCGGCCTCGATTGGCCTTTCACCCCTAGCCCGGGGTCACGGGAGCGAATTGCACGTCAGCACCCCTATCGGGCCTCCATCCCTCTGTTGAGGGACTTCACCCTGCCCCGGGCTAGATCGACCGGTTTCGGGTCTCACGGCCGTGACTCCGGGCGCTTTCACACCCCGTCCCTCGGCGAAGCGCCTGCGGACCTGTCGGTTTCCCTACGGCTCCGGGGATTTCTCCCCTTAACCTCGCCACGGCCGTGAACTCCCTGCCCCGTGTTTCAAGACGGACGGTGCAACCCCGGTCCTCTTCCCTCGTACTCTCCCGTCGCCGGGATTTCCTTCGGGAAGACTCATTCCTTTC
This genomic window from Thermococcus alcaliphilus contains:
- a CDS encoding metal-dependent transcriptional regulator, which codes for MEITKREEEYLETMYILQKNKGVIRVKDISKKLGVRPPSVVDALKKLNEKGLIDYEKYDRILLTEKGLEIAKETYQKHVLLMRFFTEILGIPPEIAEEDACQFEHYVHEITAERMKEFAQYIQEHCPYVLKQFLKEHMEKEEAKTQKSPPK
- a CDS encoding indolepyruvate oxidoreductase subunit beta; the protein is MEFNLIIAGVGGQGGLTLSRIIGNAAMKEGYNVRIGETLGMSQRYGSVLSYLRFGEEVYSPLIEEGEADLMLALEPAEALRNARFLSDKSHAIVNAYPIHTATTLVGKERYPSLEEIRGALSRICTVDMRNFQKEADKINPRTLGVLMLGFAYSKGLIPLNKESLLSGIQETLKPKLWEINIKAFERGMELAK
- a CDS encoding class I SAM-dependent methyltransferase, with protein sequence MSFKEYYRAFKAYTDINSKEYQRRIEELEPYLLRVMKKKGKVLDLACGVGGFSFLLEDHGFEVVGVDIDEEMIKKAIEYAKEKNSKVKFIVGDARKLPFEDETFDYVLFLGNTTVHFSPKELNEVFKEVKRVLKKDGLFLINFVDMRGLLSRVQMGTIVGEEYWISRVMIDEGEKTAVIEYKSEKDSFRVRFAIWGKTAVELLAKLYFTPLESVKLDDISYLNVYKK
- the lysS gene encoding lysine--tRNA ligase — translated: MVHWADYMAEKIIKERGDKEEYVVESGITPSGYVHIGNFRELFTAYIVGHALRDKGKKVRHIHMWDDYDRFRKVPKNVPKEWGEYLTMPVSEVPDPWGCHDSYADHFMSIFEEEVEKLGIEVDFLRASRLYKSGEYANEIRLALEKREKIMEILNKFRDMAKQPHLPDNWQPVQIYCPKCRKEAEFVKWDGEWKVSYRCPHCGAEGETDIREGNVKLRWRVDWPMRWAHFKVDFEPAGKDHLAAGGSYDTGKEIVENIFGWRVPMTLMYEFVGIKGQKGKMSGSKGNVILLSDLYEVLEPGVIRFIYARHRPNKEIKIDLGLGLLNLYDEFDRVERLYFGLEEAKNLEEAEELKRTYELSMPSLPSRLIAQAPFRFLVVLVQMPHLTEERIIEILKEQGHVPAQLDEEDLKRIRLRIQLAKNWVEKYAPDEVKFEIQEKIPQIEIREEIREALMEVAEWLEGREKFTVDEFNSVIFNAAKKRNIPSKKYFKVLYNLFIGKDRGPRLAPFLASLDKEFVIKRLRLEG
- a CDS encoding DUF366 family protein, which encodes MELLVVTDRRIDYDGSAIRSHWAYRNFGVLGNSIVVFRGKCDVKVEEMIDIEDLRQKKEIKSDDMVHYIIEVFEYPNVLLASALQKLFIAKLCELLEGYGIKTFRKGDDIYIDGRKLSISIATVSPVSIKIHIGINVEAKGIPKGVNAIGLKELGILDIPEFMKKSGKALAEEFIKVKKDSLKVRWAE
- a CDS encoding magnesium-dependent phosphatase-1; this encodes MKLLVLDLDGTLWDHYDASRLVPPFTRDGNEVTDAYGNKLRLFDGVLEFLEWARSRFLLSIASWNIEEFVRPILEEFGIWEYFVFPKIEYHPNKADMILRTLKQLESEGYKISEVIYVDDRTIHLEDVKKSIPNLRFIHMWVDVKSFEELKELLESL